The genomic region ATCTGCAGTCCAAAAAAAACATAGGTGTCTGAAATAGCATAACCTTGTTTGAGTCAAAGTTCCAGAAAATTTTGTCTTCATCAATTGTGAGTTCTTCACCTTTGAAGACTGACCTCTTGACCTCACCCACATTCTGAACTTTAGTTCTTCCTTCAGGGAGCCACAGCCAGTTCATGACATCGTAGATCGGTAAGGCATCACCATTCTCATTAAATGAGACTTCATCACCAAATGGTGTGGTGAAGTTCACCTGTTGCAAATAATTTACAAGCTATAGATGGATTATAACAATAACAACGAACAGCAGCTGTCTTGAAAACATAAAAGGTGAAGTGTATATTGATAACAAACCTGCCATGGCTCCAGTGTTTGCACAGTTGAACAGCTATGTCCATTGAAATGCCCTCTCCCTGGCTTACACTGCAGTATGTCATCAAGTGCATGTGCCAGAGCATACACAGCCTTATAAATATTATACTCAGGCCTGAGGTTAGAAACATCCAAAAAATCAGAGTCCACACTTTCAATATCTTCCTGTCCAGTGCAGAGAACACCCCCAGCTTCCACCCGGCTAGATCGATCAAATTTACATTGGAACATGTATTCCCAAAAATATCTCACCTGAAATACATTAGTAATAAGTTACTATTAACAGGAAATACAAAGTATTATTCTTGGAATGTTACATTAGGTCAACATTAAATTCACCATGCTATTTCCATAGCTCCCACTTTGATTTTGGTCAGGACGTATTTGTAGGAGGAATTCCCTGAACCCTGGTATTTCACCTCGGCGGACAGCGATGCTCAGTGTGCCACTAAGGTATGGCATAAAACGGGGTGTCTGTAGCAGAGTAGCTGCTGTCCAAGCTTCACTGGCTATCCATTGCTGCCCTGTCACATTCTGCCTCACCACCTATATTGAGCATTgtataaaatatatgttttagATATCTGTTAAAGTTTGATGTTGAAATTGTCATGCTCTTTTTGACAAATATTATTTTGCTCACAACAATTAAGTATGAAGTACTAAGTGCAAGACATCCAATTTAACACAGGTAATGTTAAATAGTATATGGTCTGCATTTGTTCAAAAAGAAGTCCTTATGATGTAAGGTAAATAACCACCTCAATCTTTTCAAATGTAATAGGTGGTTTGAGCTTACAACACGATTAACATTTAAACAGTTTCTAtgagttaaaaaataaaaataatttttcatgatacatttttaaaacaatggaTTTCTATCCTCTTTCATTTGCGAATTCATGTAGATCTCATGTGCAAACACGTCAACCTGATCTGTTGATGTCTCTGCCAAATGTACAATTCCCTAAATCCTGGCTCACAGTAGAGATCTGGATTCGCTATGAAATCACAATACAACACGTTACCGTTATTAAATCTTTCAGttcaacgaaaaaaaaaaaaattgtataatATCATTAAGTCATGATTAATGTCTTTTACAAGCCCAACCTCTTCCATTAGGTTAATTGAGTGACCCTCATGTGCAAACACCATGACAACACgagctgtggatttcttcatcATTTCCACAATTCTCCTTAGTTTAACTGGTTCACTGTCCCTGGGCAAAACCTCTAAGTAAGCCAGACAACCTTCGCCAGAGTCTGCCAGGTTGGATATGAAGGATTGGGCAACATGGAATCCATAGTCATCATCACTGACAAGCAAGCCGACCCAAGTCCAGCCAAAATGTTTCAGAATCTGAATCATAGCACGCACCTAAGTGAATACATTGTTGTGAAGAGATTAGTGCATAGACATATATATTTTCATAATGGAAtcacaattaattaaattaatgctcttaagagaaaaagaaaatgtttgtgtcatgAGGGACAATTTCTACAAGCTTGTTGGACTTCCTGAAACAGCCACAGTTCTCAACTTGCAAACAGTTATTCACCTGGAAAGCATCACTTGGGATTGTTCTAAAGAAGGATGGAAACCGTTTCCGATCACTCAGGCAGGAACATGTGGAAAAATAACTCACCTACAAAGTGATATAAAGTTTAAACACAATTAACCCATGtcactaataataatatgtcACTTTTTTAAATGGCATACATGcaaatgctgtataaataaGTCCAACAATACAAATATAGGAGATACAAAACTTACAATGGGCATTTTGTATAAACCTAGCACACTGGAGATGGCAATAGATGATGTAGAGAATGAATCACCAACAATGCCCAGGACTGGAGGGCTCCCTAAACAGTCCTGCTGAAGCAGAAACTGCTCCTCTCGGCCACTTGCCAGTGATAATGCACCACTGAATCCAACAACAAGTGCACCACAATTGTCATATAGACTGTATCCCAGAGTCACATTAGGTAGCAGATCGGACTTGTCGTTGATCTCATTAATAGCAAAGGCCATGCTCATGGCTTGCCTGAACCCTAGAGTATCAAAACTAACACAAAAAgtataactattaactaaaaaGTAATATGGCTGTATGAGAACTGGGTACACATACAACAGACTAAAACTATGTTTATTATACTTAATTCACATGTGCAATACTATGCTTTCTTAATggatatattatttttatttcaagaaAACATCACTTAAAGTGTACGGGAAgaacaaagacattttctacCTCACAAAACATTGATGCTGTCTGCTGCATTTGTGTATCTTACCCTTTGCAGCTGGCCTGTTGTGGCTCCATGGTaaatgtctgtgcaggaaagaCAGAGGTGTAGTGGACCTCAAACAGCCCACCAAGAACCACGTCGCCAGTCTTGTGCATTTCATTAAGATCAAACTTCCTCCATAATTTACATGATGAGGGAAAAGATGAATAGGCAGTGTATAAAGTtgggaaggagaaaaaaaacaaggtaaGATATGGACACATGATGAAATGTGTAATATGAAAAGCTCCCATGAGTGCCCTCCTCTCTTCACAACTGTTTCTGTATTCTACATACAGGCTTGTTTAAATTTATAAGCAGGGCTATGTCATCCTCTTTACATGCTTTCTGTCATTGTAAAATAATTTTCACCACCCATCAGGGCAAGGGCTACAGGGGCaggataataataatgatacacaCAAACTTAATTGAGTtgatgcaacacaaacacacacacacacacacccacacacacacacacacacacatacagttaaCAAACTCGATACATTTCATTAATAATATGACTACACTTGATATTTGGACCATGTTTGTTGGGTAGGTTAATAATGTCTTTTTGTAATGATGAAAAACATGGAAAGTACTTTACTGTGTTTTAGCTGGACAAGGTGTTTTCCCGAAAAGAAATAGATTTCTGTATCTTTGATGTGGTGTAGCTATGTATTACACCAAGCTTATAATGTATTATAATCAATATAAGCATGTAATAAAAACGTATTATTTGACATTAGaagtttaaaacacacaatgtaAAACGTTATTTACTCCATGATAGAGCCAATCCGCTCTCCAAGACATACCTTAAATGATTTGGAGtatgtgaaataaatgtgtattATTCTTTAAAATCCGAGGGagtttaggttttttttaatttactttttataGAATATATTCAATATGTTTGCTTCAATTTGATAAATCAGACCAAATGGCCTGTGATCAGAAATGACAAAATTGCTTTATATGCAGATGACAATTTGCTGTTGTTTAAAATCCCCAAACTTAAAattgtttaaattaaatatgaacattttcttGAAATAATAAGCtagttctgttctgttttcacaTGGGCCACACACCCTACTGACCTCTTTGGGTATAGCACTCCTCCTATCATAGACAAATCCACTGAGCATTTGCATTTAGCACTAGCAAGCAGAGGTGTATAAAGtacttgaaaaaaataactaagtAAAAGTATAAGTACCATAACAGAAaatgactttggtaaaagttaaAGTCACCTAAAAGAAAATTACtggagtaaaagtcttaaagtatctcacattaaatgtacttaagtatcaaaagtatctTGTGAAAAAATATACTCaagtcaaaagtaaaagtacaagtacaagtatTTTATAGTACGCAtgaaaagaagcaaaacaaccCAAAATTATTCTCcccttgttttttatttcactttttcagGTGAATGAAATGTGCCATAGAATACCactcaaaaaataaacaatgtctTGCAAAATTTAACATAAGAAccactttttcactttttaactATGTTGGGGGAATCCTCATGAGCTGAGGCACAGTAACGCCACACAAATAAACTTTCTGGTTCAAGTGGAGAAGTTGAACTTGCGGTTCATCCTCAGCAGAAGCTGATTTTCAAAAGTGTCTGCAGCTAGCCGTGCTCTTTTTGGGCTGAAGATGAGACCTGCTATGCTGAACAGCCTTTTGCAAGCTGCAGAAGCAGGCAGAGGTGTGTTGAGTTTGACAGACAACTTGAGAACCACAGGAAACGTCTTGAGAATCTTGATGTGTTGAGTAGGCCAGGTACGAATCAAGCTGCTTGGTAGCGCTTGGTGTTTTGTGGGAACTTTTCAGGATGTGGAAGAAGTCTCCCTCATCAGATGAGCCAGATCCAGCATCTGCTGAAATGGAAGGATCCTCCAACTGCTCCCTGATATAGTCCAACCCTGAAACACAGGGAGGGTGACACTAGCATTCGTacagtcacatttttattggacaaatttaattacatttatgacattttccCTAATTCTGAAggaataaataatatttaattGACAAACAACACTATCAGAAACAAAAGGCCAAAAttagcacaaaaaaaagagatataaaatagaaaaaaagttgagacaaattgtgaaaataacagATCTACAACCAAGGCAATGTGAGCTTGCAGATTGGCTACTTTCACAAATTCAGGGAATAGATAAGGAGAAAAGCATAAATTTAAAGTCTTGACTCTGACAATTTGACATCTTAGATATTGGCTCAACTACTATTCAAAATTAGACTGATGTATGAAATGagtaataaaataacaaaaaatgtagTAAGTGTACATTAAATTTGTAATTTAATGGatattttcttaatttcctttattttctccATGTTGTCTTACCGATTTTCAGTGTAGCATCATCTTTGATCCAGGCCGTTTTGAATTTTGGGATGAGAATCGCTGCAGCAACCAATTCAGGGTCTCTTAACATTTCACCAAAACGGTTCTCGATGCCCATTTGAATGGCTTCAACCAGCGGCTTGCAGTGCTTCAGTgcaatctttat from Sparus aurata chromosome 2, fSpaAur1.1, whole genome shotgun sequence harbors:
- the LOC115595940 gene encoding uncharacterized protein LOC115595940 — encoded protein: MFMAVERLLKILREKGEPALREICAELKVPMFYPVELTFQKEYYTTMSPVAQSINILQGEVEVQMGWLLPTISLLSSKLEKIKIALKHCKPLVEAIQMGIENRFGEMLRDPELVAAAILIPKFKTAWIKDDATLKIGLDYIREQLEDPSISADAGSGSSDEGDFFHILKSSHKTPSATKQLDSYLAYSTHQDSQDVSCGSQVVCQTQHTSACFCSLQKAVQHSRSHLQPKKSTASCRHF